The window AGTGGTCGCTGTATCCGTTCACCCGGTGTTCACGCCTGTTCACCGGCTCTCGCAAGGCCTTTTCCCTGGCGAGCGGTGTTTGGCGGTTTTTCCCTATTAATTAACCGCCCATTCATCGCTCAGGCTTTTCGGCCAGTTTGCCAACAAAGGTCAATAAAGGTCAATAAAGGCCAATGTAGGTCAATATGTCCACTTGATTGAAAAATAAGCATAAAATCTGTTCCACCACACAACAACGCCTTGTTGCCACCTCGATAAATAGCCACATAATAGGGCGCTACTGAAGTTCACACCGTTCCGGCCAGCGTTGGCCGGACACAAAGAGGTAGCGTTTTTATGTTGACCGTTTCCACCCCCACCCAATCCACTCCGTCGCCGGTGCTTCAAAACGGCTATACCCCACGCGAGCGCTTTATCCGCCTGCCGGAAGTGCTCTACACCACCGGCCTGTCCCGCTCCACCGTGTACGAGATGATGAGCCGCCGGCAGTTCCCGGCCCAGGTCTCCCTCGGCGGTAAAAACGTCGCCTGGCTGGCCTCTGAGGTCGAGCAGTGGATGGACGAACGTATCGCCAACCGTCACCAGGGGGCTGCCGTATGATGCAGCTAACCTTGGGTCGCCAGCGTTTCACCCTTGATGAACGCGACGCCTTGTTTGTGGCCGAAGCCATCTTGTTGCAGCGCAAGCACCCGGATATCGTCTTGCCTGAACATCGCAGTGAAAAACACGGTGTGATTTGCCTGACGAACCGGCAGGCAAAGTTGCGTCGTATCTGTGCTGACGAAGTGGTTGAGCACAATGCGATCGATTGAACGTCCGGGGGCGTCTTACGGCTTGCCCCCACGTCCGGCCCTGCGCTATAGTCCTCCCGTTGCCGCACAATCGGCAGCCGGGCGTGAGAACCCGAGTTACTTCAAGGCGACACAACACGCGCCAGGCGTGTTTTTTTATGTCGTAGCCTTAGTGCGCTCATTTTTTGCGCGGTGGATGTTATACTATCGCAGCAGTCAATCAATGGTGACTCAGGCGGGGCAGCCTTCGGGCTGGCCGGTTCCCTTGAAGGCCGGTTTCTCACCCCCGTCTGGGCTACCACCCTTGCGTGAGAACTTCGGTGGTAGCAATAACCTTTACTTCAAGGAGGCTGCCACCATGGCTACGACCCTCACCCCGACTCACCCGACATTCTGCTTTTTGTTTGCGGCCGTGCGCCGTTCTGCGCTGACGGCGTCACCGCGTATGGTGCGCACCGTGGCGGATTCTGAGCACAACGCCCGCCGCCTGCTGGCCCGTGATTATGTGTTGTCCTTTGCCGGTCGTCTGCCGGTTAAGGCGGCAGCATGAACACCCTGGCTGACCGTTATTACCGCGACACCCATTACCCTATTCCGCACGCCGATTTTCTGCGTCTCCAGCATGCGCACGCCACCGGCGTGCTGTTCCTCGACCTGCTGGATACCCTCGACCTCGGCGGGCAGCGCCCCGACGCTGAGCAACAGGCATCGTTTGCTTCGGTCATTGCCTTGCTGACCGACCAGCTCGGCCACGTCGTCAACACCTGTGAATCCCAAATCCTTGCCCGCATGGAGGCCACCGCCGCATGAACACCTCATCCTGTTTACCGATTGAAGTCCGCACCGCCGTTTTCCGTCGCGCCGTGGCGCAAGCCTATCTGGACACCTGCGCCTTTTACCGGGTGAGCCTGGGGTACACGCTGGACGAGCTTCAGATGACGATTGCCGTGCGCCTGGAAGGGCACTTTGTGCGTCAGTACGGCGCAGAGGACGGCATGGACATGGCGTGCACCATGCTGAGTGACATGGTGCAGCCGGACGTTCTGGTGGCCGCACCGCGCTTGACCGCGCTGGGGCAAAAGATGATGGACGAGCTGTGCTGCGAGCGCCTGTCGGCATCGCAGAACGCCACCGTACACTGAGGAGAAGAGCATGAGCGCCCACTTCGTATCTCAGACCGTACGCACCGCCACCGGCCACTGGCCGGTGATACTCCCGGCCCTCGGCATTACCTTGCAGCCGAACGGCAAGCCGCAGCCGTGTCCGACCTGCGGCGGTAAAGACCGCTTCCGCTTCGATAACCAGGACGGGCGCGGCACCTGGTTCTGCAATCAGTGCGGGGCCGGTGACGGCCTCAACCTGGTGGAAAAGGCCCTGTCACTGTCTGCCCGGGCTGCCGCCGAACAGGTGGCTGCCGTGATGGGAGAAAACACCAACACCCTGCCACCGGCCGCTGAAGCCCGCCATGCCTCACTGAAGGGCGGTGGGCAAGACAAGGCCGAGGCTCAGCGCAAGGCCGCGCGACAGGCACAGGCTCTGGTGGCCGCTGCCCGCCTCCAAACCGGCAACGCCTACCTGAGCGCCAAAGGCTGGCCGGAGGTGGACACCCTGACCCTGCACGGCCAGTCGCT of the Serratia marcescens subsp. marcescens ATCC 13880 genome contains:
- a CDS encoding helix-turn-helix transcriptional regulator; amino-acid sequence: MLTVSTPTQSTPSPVLQNGYTPRERFIRLPEVLYTTGLSRSTVYEMMSRRQFPAQVSLGGKNVAWLASEVEQWMDERIANRHQGAAV
- a CDS encoding host cell division inhibitor Icd-like protein; translated protein: MRSIERPGASYGLPPRPALRYSPPVAAQSAAGRENPSYFKATQHAPGVFFYVVALVRSFFARWMLYYRSSQSMVTQAGQPSGWPVPLKAGFSPPSGLPPLRENFGGSNNLYFKEAATMATTLTPTHPTFCFLFAAVRRSALTASPRMVRTVADSEHNARRLLARDYVLSFAGRLPVKAAA
- a CDS encoding DUF5375 family protein, with the protein product MNTSSCLPIEVRTAVFRRAVAQAYLDTCAFYRVSLGYTLDELQMTIAVRLEGHFVRQYGAEDGMDMACTMLSDMVQPDVLVAAPRLTALGQKMMDELCCERLSASQNATVH